In Ovis aries strain OAR_USU_Benz2616 breed Rambouillet chromosome 13, ARS-UI_Ramb_v3.0, whole genome shotgun sequence, the genomic window AGGCACCTGATCCCCAGGGGCCCGGGCATTCCCCTCCCCACTGTCCACCGTGTCACGTGGGCACCCATCTCACCGCCAGGAGCCCTAGTCCTCCCTGTGAAGTGGGGCTGACCACGCCCCACAATCACCAGGCTTCTCCTTACCCACAGCATCCTGCAGGCCTCTCGGCCCTCTCCCAAGACCTGCGAGTCCCTGAAGCACTCCCTCCAGGCCGACCGCCTCTGCCTCCTGAACCGCCACCTAACCCTACACCTTGGCAGCCCCCCGGCCCCTGCCACAGCCCCCAGCGGCCCCCAATCCCAGGGCCTCAAGGCTGGGGAAGCAGAGGCCTGGGAGGAGCCCTCGGGCCTGCTGGGCCTGCCGGGCACCCTGGTGGGCGTGCGGAACCCAAGGCTGGAAGGCGCACTGCACATGCTCCTGGCCCAGCAGCTGCGAGCACAGGGCAGAGTGGGCAGTGCCCGGCTGAGGGGCCCTTGGGGGCCCAGGGGGACgccaccctccccaccagccGACTCAGACTCCGAGGGTCCTGAGGGCGAGGCGGCCAGGGAGAGGCACTCACAGCCCGGAGGCCCGGGCAGCCCCCAGGGGAAGGAGGGCACAGCCACACAGGACTATGTCCCAGACAAGCCCCTGGACCTCTCAGAGAGGGGTCGATGCCGGGCCAGCGCTCCCAAGCCTGCCAACCAGTCGGGGTCACTCAGCCCTCCACGGGTCCCCACGCCCAGCCCTGAGCCACCCCAGGGAGTGGGACCATCTGCCCAGTGTGGAGCCCAGAGACTCAGCAATGGCACCCAGGAAGCCAGAGAGCCAGAGGCGGAAGAGCATCCATCTTCCCCGGTGAGGGACCAAGCCCCGTTCCAGGGCTCTATGTGTCCCACCCAGAGCACCTGGGCCCCAGGCTGCCCTCTCTTCTCTGCTCCACCAGCCAATTGCCGAGGGAAAGCCTGCTGCCCAGGTCACAAGCCAGGGGGAGCCAGCTGACCCTCCAGCCCCGCCCTGTCCATGGCCCCTGCAGGCTCTGCCTGAGGCcgggtgggggtaggggaggaggagggaagttgCCTTACATGAGCTcaagtctttttcttctttcccattaGGACGCCCCCTACTTTGCTCCAGGGCCCCACTTCAGCCTGCCCTCTGCAAGTGGGCcaggagaggaggacagagggaggCCTAAACATCCACCCTACCCACCAAGGCCTGGTGGAGATGGCCACCCAGGTGAGGATGCGAACACGGGAAGTGTTCCATGGTGGAAGTGGAACCATACTGAGCAGGGAGGGCCTGACCCAACAAACTCTGGTCTCAGATTTGGTTCCCTACCTCCAGACCCAGAGTGGAGCAAGGGGCCCAGGGAGGGCACGTTTCTGACCACAGGAAGTGAATGGAGAGCATCCTAGCAACTGGGGCTTCAGGGCAGGTGATGAGTTCTCTGTCACCCAGCAACCAAGCCAGGGGGACCCCAGTGGGTGGGGTCATTGCAGGAATGCAGGGGACTTTGGGCTTGGACCCTACCCCAGGGCAGGTTACTCGGGCTCTCtgcgcctcagtttccccagcttcAGAGGTGTTGCCACTCGTCCCAGCCTGGAAGGTTAGGGGCCTAGGCTTCTACTAGATGTCCAGGCCACCATCCTGGCCTGACCCACACCCTGCATCCTGCAGAGTTCAGCGAAGTCCAAGGGCAACAGCCGGAGTCGGATGAGCTGGACGAGCCAGACACCTCGGACAGAGAGGTCAGTGCAGCCGCacactggggtggggtggtggcaCCCTGGCTGCCCCAGGCTTGGGGGGGTTTCCTCACCATGACCACACCCCACCCTTCAGATGGGC contains:
- the RBBP8NL gene encoding RBBP8 N-terminal-like protein isoform X3, which gives rise to MVTQELARKKQQEFESSLLQNLQHVFLLTTELTRLQEENDALKEEVKRLQGPGPKPQLREGVSDPPSPLLLPSLGAQKAVTEKPLGGHEETEDGHAERPGVYGTSPMAKISPSPNLPEARTPEMVRNPQRISNQLHGTIAVVRPGSRACSADQGSTNGTPPLPPTRHSPPSPPGKHSLPLDSILQASRPSPKTCESLKHSLQADRLCLLNRHLTLHLGSPPAPATAPSGPQSQGLKAGEAEAWEEPSGLLGLPGTLVGVRNPRLEGALHMLLAQQLRAQGRVGSARLRGPWGPRGTPPSPPADSDSEGPEGEAARERHSQPGGPGSPQGKEGTATQDYVPDKPLDLSERGRCRASAPKPANQSGSLSPPRVPTPSPEPPQGVGPSAQCGAQRLSNGTQEAREPEAEEHPSSPDAPYFAPGPHFSLPSASGPGEEDRGRPKHPPYPPRPGGDGHPEFSEVQGQQPESDELDEPDTSDREMGLSTRAESTQSSPGEGPGCVCNKECGRGPQKRKRASDPWSKASKKPT